ACCCTTAGGAATCAAGCCTAATCTACGAATCAAAGCAGACTCAATCACTACAGGATTATCCCAGTGTTGAATATGCAGTCGAAGCTCTTTTTGTTCTTCTTCAGCACAAAGAATTTTTTCTTGAAGTTCCGATACACGTTTTCGTAATCGACTCTCTTCTTGTTTTAACTCACGAATAGCACGATCATACATAAACCCACTAATAAGCATGCAGAGGACTAACCACCAAGAGTTAACCACAATTTCGTCAAGGCATTTCTGCCAGTGAACTTTTTGCATAGTAAAACTTTAAACAAAAGGAACTGTAATTCCCTGCTGTTTTTGATATTTACCTTTTCTCTCAGCATAAGACACTTCACATATCTCATCAGCTTCAAAGAACAATACCTGAGCAATGCCTTCGTTGGCATAAATTTTTGCCGGTAAGGGGGTAGTGTTAGAAATTTCTATGGTAACGTAACCCTCCCATTCAGGCTCAAAAGGAGTTACATTAACAATAAGTCCGCAACGTGCATATGTAGATTTTCCTATACACATTGTTAAGACATTTCTTGGAATGCGAAAATACTCTACACTATGAGCGAGAGCAAATGAATTCGGAGGAATGATACACACATCATCAGTAATTGAAATGAATGTGTCTTCTGTAAAACGTTTGGGGTCAACTAAAGAATTGTAAACGTTAGTGAACACCTTAAATTCTCGGGACAAACGAAGATCATAACCATAGCTAGACAAACCGTAGCTGATTAACTTTTCTCCCGTCTCTGGGTTGAGATTTACTTGACCATCAGCAAAAGGCTCGATCATTCCATGAGCCAATGCCATTTTGCGAATCCATTTATCTTCTTTAATGCTCATTCAGAAACCTTAATATTTAGATTCTATAGAACGTTTTCGTAGTGTTTTGACTTCATAGAACTACTTCTCATGCGATGCAGGAAATGTAGTTCTTGAGCGCGACAATAGAATACATCATTTTGTCAGTATATGCAAATACCTAAAAAATTCAAAGGTCTTTTAACTTTTGAAACAACATATCTAGTCTCTCTGAAGAAGAAAGACATAGCGTTTGATGTGACTCTACGAGATGTTAGATAATACCATAGGAAAAAGGCAAATCTTATTTTTCTTAAGATTTGTTTTATTGCTAATGTCGATTATCGTCCTTTGCATAAGTTTCTTAGTCTGTGAGAGCGTGGACTTGAATTAGTCGTTTTCAAAATTTTGTAAGCTATTGTTTTGAGTTTTTTTCCGAAATGAGTTGTGTTGACTCTATAGAATGGGCATGAGTATAAGGATGTTGCTTGTGATGATCAAATGCGTGGTGAAAATTCGAAAAAAAACATAAGCTATGCTGTGCTTCGATCTGGCTTCAAAGACATCATCCTCATAGGATGGGGGCAAATTTCTTAGAAGACAGAAATTCCTATCCTTTGTGAGACTAAAGGAAATGCGGTAATATATGACACATCAAGTATCTGTCTTACATCAAGATAAAAAGTTCGATGTTTCTTTAAGGCCTAAGGGTTTAAAAGAGTTTTGCGGTCAAGCTCAGCTTACAGAACGATTGGAGTTGTTTCTTAATGCTGCGATACAACGAGGGGAAGTCCCTGGGCATTGTCTTTTTTTCGGTCCTCCGGGGTTGGGGAAAACCTCACTCGCGCATATTGTTGCAAACACAGTAGGAAAAGGGCTGCTTGTTGCTTCAGGCCCGCAATTAGTTAAACCCTCTGATTTATTAGGGTTATTAACGAGTTTACAAGAAGGGGACGTTTTCTTTATTGATGAAATCCACCGTATGGGAAAGGTGGCTGAAGAGTATTTATACTCTGCAATGGAAGACTATAAGATTGACATCACCATTGATTCAGGTCCCGGTGCACGGTCTGTCTCTGTAGATCTCGCTCCTTTTAGTTTGGTTGGAGCTACAACCCGATCCGGCATGTTGAGCGAACCTCTCCGCGCACGTTTTTCTTTTACTGGCAGAGTAGCGTATTATTCCGACGAAGATTTAGCGACAATTCTTCGACGATCGTCAAATTTATTAGGGATTGATGCAGATGCTTCTGCTCTATACGAAATTGCGCGAAGATCTAGAGGAACACCTAGGTTAGCCAATAACCTTTTGCGTTGGGTACGCGATTTTGCACAGATGCGCGAGGGGAATTGCATCAATAGTGACGTAGCCGAAAAAGCTTTAGCTATGCTATTAATAGATGAGTGGGGATTAAATGAGATTGATATTAAACTCCTCACTACAATAATGAATTATTATCAGGGTGGTCCTGTAGGAATTAAAACTTTGTCAGTGGCCGTAGGAGAAGACGTCAGAACTTTAGAAGATGTATATGAGCCTTTTTTAATTTTAAAAGGTTTATTAAAGAAAACATCCCGAGGGAGAATGGTTACCCAACTTGCCTATAATCATTTGAAAAGGTGTTCGGATAATTTGCAGAGTTTAGGAGAAGAAAAGTGAAGATATTGAAGTACATCCTTTTGGGACTTTCCTTCAGTATGGGTGTAGCCGGGTACACAGAAGTTAAGGTTTCTGATACGTTTACGGTGCAACCTATTGTTTCTGAACCTAAAATCCGGGTTCTTCTTCTGAATGAAAGTACAACAGCCTTGATAGAAGCTAAAGGTCCTTATCGTCTTTATGGCGATAATACATTGTTACAACACTCACCGCATGGTTTGCGTTGCGCAGCTCATGCACTTTATGGAGGAGTGCGTTGGGGAGAAAACTTCCCTGGAGTGCAATGTTTGAAAATAGAACCTATCGATGATTCGGCCTCATTATTTGTCAACGGACTACAGTACAAAGGGGCTCTATACATCCATAAGACGGATAAGC
Above is a genomic segment from Chlamydia abortus containing:
- a CDS encoding membrane protein, producing MQKVHWQKCLDEIVVNSWWLVLCMLISGFMYDRAIRELKQEESRLRKRVSELQEKILCAEEEQKELRLHIQHWDNPVVIESALIRRLGLIPKGYTKICFSPVIESKSTD
- the dcd gene encoding dCTP deaminase, with amino-acid sequence MSIKEDKWIRKMALAHGMIEPFADGQVNLNPETGEKLISYGLSSYGYDLRLSREFKVFTNVYNSLVDPKRFTEDTFISITDDVCIIPPNSFALAHSVEYFRIPRNVLTMCIGKSTYARCGLIVNVTPFEPEWEGYVTIEISNTTPLPAKIYANEGIAQVLFFEADEICEVSYAERKGKYQKQQGITVPFV
- the ruvB gene encoding Holliday junction branch migration DNA helicase RuvB → MTHQVSVLHQDKKFDVSLRPKGLKEFCGQAQLTERLELFLNAAIQRGEVPGHCLFFGPPGLGKTSLAHIVANTVGKGLLVASGPQLVKPSDLLGLLTSLQEGDVFFIDEIHRMGKVAEEYLYSAMEDYKIDITIDSGPGARSVSVDLAPFSLVGATTRSGMLSEPLRARFSFTGRVAYYSDEDLATILRRSSNLLGIDADASALYEIARRSRGTPRLANNLLRWVRDFAQMREGNCINSDVAEKALAMLLIDEWGLNEIDIKLLTTIMNYYQGGPVGIKTLSVAVGEDVRTLEDVYEPFLILKGLLKKTSRGRMVTQLAYNHLKRCSDNLQSLGEEK